Genomic DNA from Leptotrichia wadei:
CAGGCGGTGGCGAGTCCAGAGCCGATGGAAAAGGATAGAAGTAAAATTATAAAAAAAATATTATTGATAATAATGATTGTTGTTGTGATTATTTTATTTATTGTAATTTGGAATGTAAAAAGAAGAAATGGAATTTTACAGGCGGCAACGCAATATGAAAAGCTAGCAGATGAGGAAATTTTGAAAAAGAACTTTAATAATTCAATTGATGATTTGAAATTGGAAATTGGAGAATATGAGAAATTAAAACCGAAAAGCAGGGGGATTATTGGGTTTTTTACAAATGCCGAGAAAAAAAGGAATGATGCAGATAAAAAAATTGATGAGATAAATAAAAAAATTGGAGAAATCGAAAAAATTAAAGAGGCATTTACAGATATTGATGAAGGAAATGAACTATTTAATAATGGAAATTATGATGAGGCGAATGTGAAATATCAGCAGGCTAAATATAATCTGAACGATAATACTTATAAACGTGATGAATTGAATACAGAAGAGATTTTGACAACGTTGGATTCACGTATAAATTCGGCTGTGAAGTTGAAGGAGGCGAAGGCTTTGGAAATGGCTGGAGATAATGCGGTTAATGAAGGAAGTTTTAATTTGGCGAAAGTTAGTTATAAAAATGCGATGGATATATATCTAGCAAATGGTAAAGCGGATTATGTTTCACAAATCGAGAAAAAGATAGAGGAAATATCGGATAAGGAAAAAACTGCATATAATGGGGCAATGCTTGCAGAAAATAAGGGAGATTCATTGGCACAGAGCAATATTAATTCTTCTAGGGAGGCATATTATCAGGCACGACAAATGTACCAGGTGCTTGGGGATACTGTAAAAGTGGGAGAGGTTGACAATAAAATACAGGAGCTTAATTCTCAGCAAAATGCTGATTTACAAACTGCTAATAATCTTGTGCAAGAAGGACTTTCTCAAATAACAGCTAACAATCCAGCTCAAGCAATAAGCATTTTAACACAGGCTAAAAATATTTATCAAAAAATGAAGGATACAAATAATGTGAATATTGTTGGAAAGTATATAAATCAGGCACAGGAATTTATCAAATTTGAAAGCCAAAATGTTGAAAAATTGAAGGCACAGAAATTGGAATATTCAGAAAAATTAAAATCACAAGAAACAGAATATTCAGAAAAGCTAAAACAGCAGGAAATTCAGCTGCAACAGCAACTGCAAGCAAAAGAAATGGAAATAAAGGTACAACAGGAGCAAATGGAGCAGGAAAGGCAAAAACGGGAAGAAATATCAAGAAAAATAGAAAATGCCTTAAATCTGGAAATGCAAGCGGATCAACTGGCGATAGATGAAAAATTTGAGGAAAGTATAGCAAAGTATGAAGAAACTAAGAAGATTTTGGAAGAGGTAAATACAGATGGAAATTTTGGCAATCAAGTGGCTAAAATTGAAGGTTTAAATAAGAAAATTGAGAAAATTGAAGGGTATTTGCTGAAGAAAAATGGAGAAGAAGATCTTAAAAATAAAAGATGGAAGGATGCTGTTGAAAAACTTACACAGGCAAAGGAAAAATTGGAAAAAAGCGGCACAAAACAAAATGAAATAGCCGAAATTGAGAAAAAGCTGAAAAAGGCTGAGAAAAAAGCAAATAAAAAATGGTGGCAATTTTGGAAAATTTTTTAAGATAGGAGGGAAAAAATGATAAAAAATATAAAATTAAATACTTTCTTTTTTAAGGAATATGCACAAATTGCCGAAAAAAATACATATTCGGCATATATTCCAAATGGGAACAGAGGGATTTGGTGTATTGCTGATTTTGAGGAAAAAATATATGTTCAAGAAGATATAGAGATAAATCAAAAAATAGAGAATAATGACATTAGAAGTAAAAAAATTAAAAAGAATATTAAAAGAAAAAATTTGGCAAAAATTGGAGTTTATAAAATTATTGAAAAGTATTTGGAAAATAGTAGTTTTTCAATTGAAAATATGAAAAAAATGATTCAATCTTCCAAAGATAAAGTAATTTTTGAAAAAAGTAAATTACTTAAAATTGAAAAAGATAATGAAAAAAATTTTGATTTAAAAAATTTTTATTCGCAAATTGTTGTTATTATTGAAAAAAATAATATGATTGTTGGAAATATGGGGAAAACTGAATTTGTTTTGTATAGGGAAAATAGAATTGTGGAAAAGATAAGTGGAGAGCAATTCAAAAAAATAAGACTGAAAAAACATGATTATTTGCTGGCTGGGAGTCCTGAATTTTGGAAAGTTGTTAATGAGAGTGAAATTGAGGAAGTGTATGTTGACAAGAAAAGTAAAGAAAATATTGAGCAAAGTTTAAGCGAACAGATAAAACTTGCTGAGAAAAAATTGGGTAAAGTGATACCATTTTTGTCGATTTTTGTTGAAGATATTGAAGTGGAAAAGAATTATGAATTATTAGAAAGTGAAGTTAGTAAGAAAAATCAAAAGCGGGAAATGACTGTAAAATATATATTTTTATCGGCAATGTTTGCATTTATGCTTGTTTCTGTGGGAAAAAATATTCAAAAAGGTAATTTTGAAAACAGGAAAAACGAAAATGTCAAAAATGTAATGGCTAAGAAGATTAGTGAAAAATCAAATTTATTGGAAAATAATTTATATGTAAAAGCAGAAATAGAAAATAATAAAATTGAACAGGGAAATTTGGCAAATGTTAAAGTTGAAGTTAAGAAAACTGCTGAAAATGAAAATGCAGTTGAAAATCAAAATGTGGAAACAGGGAATAAAGAAATAGAAAAGAATCATGCAAAAAATTTGGAAATTACTCAAAATATTACAAAAAGCAAGGAGAAAGGTGATAAAAAATTAAATAATTCAAGAATAAAAAAGAAAGTTTCTAAAAATAAAAAATATAATAGAAAAAATCTGAATGCAGATAATAGAAATTTTAAGAAAAATTATAAGGTAAAAAGTAATGGAATTTCACAACTTGAAAAGGAAATTGAGCAAAATTGGGAAGTTCTTGGGCGTGATAGAAATGGGAATAATTTTGTGAAAAATAGAGAATTTAAAAGGGAAAATAAGAATGGATTTTTTGTTAAAGGGAACAATATTGAATAGAAAGTATAAAATTTTAAATTATGTAGCTAAAAGTGATTTTTCCAATATTTATATGTGTGAAGATAGACAAGGGGAAAAAGTAATTATTAAGGAATGTTATCCTTCAGAAATTGTTATGAGAAATAGTAAAGAGGTTTTTACTGAAAAGTACAAGAAAGATTTTGAAAATTTGAAAGAATGTTTTTGGAAAGAAAAATGTATTTTGGAGAAATTTTTGAAAAAATCTAAAAGAAGAAAACGGAAATTTGTGGATGATGTTATTAAATTTGTGGATTTTTTTAGTGAAAATGGAACAAATTATATTGTTACTGAATATTTTTGTGGAGTTACCTTGAAAAAATATATTTTGGAAAATCGGATAAAAAATGGAAAATTGAGGATAAATCATATTTTGGAAATATTTTTTAAAATTGCCGAAGTAGTTTGTAAAATTCATAAAAAGGGAATTATTCATTGTGATTTGAAGCCTTCAAATATTTTGATTGATATTAGGGGAAAT
This window encodes:
- a CDS encoding serine/threonine-protein kinase encodes the protein MDFLLKGTILNRKYKILNYVAKSDFSNIYMCEDRQGEKVIIKECYPSEIVMRNSKEVFTEKYKKDFENLKECFWKEKCILEKFLKKSKRRKRKFVDDVIKFVDFFSENGTNYIVTEYFCGVTLKKYILENRIKNGKLRINHILEIFFKIAEVVCKIHKKGIIHCDLKPSNILIDIRGNIRIIDFGASLKKKEKVEFVKVSDGYSPIEICSEKVEIDERTDVYSLGALLYFMLCGVKVDGAIKRFYKAELEFGREVILGFEKIEIFKEVEEVIKKGLEFDRQKRFGSVREMIEKLRKIFA
- a CDS encoding PP2C family protein-serine/threonine phosphatase; this encodes MRKDEAKFITEFLSEAGTKTENSDYFGYVLLDNYAIWAVADGFDEEEGAKVAARIAVESVIEYFMLCPRFNYDVIKEMMDYANLKVKEKQEEAQKYSLMHTSLLIVISNYNSILYGNVGNTRFYHIRGGYIVSQSKDDTIAQLLVDEEALNVSDIRFHRQRNDLLQAIGDFGKINPNIIRSPVELMEKDIFCLTTVGFWENIDEHDMENDLSRFEDKKQWLNSLEKRILASLRDNIENYTIAQVEVQAVASPEPMEKDRSKIIKKILLIIMIVVVIILFIVIWNVKRRNGILQAATQYEKLADEEILKKNFNNSIDDLKLEIGEYEKLKPKSRGIIGFFTNAEKKRNDADKKIDEINKKIGEIEKIKEAFTDIDEGNELFNNGNYDEANVKYQQAKYNLNDNTYKRDELNTEEILTTLDSRINSAVKLKEAKALEMAGDNAVNEGSFNLAKVSYKNAMDIYLANGKADYVSQIEKKIEEISDKEKTAYNGAMLAENKGDSLAQSNINSSREAYYQARQMYQVLGDTVKVGEVDNKIQELNSQQNADLQTANNLVQEGLSQITANNPAQAISILTQAKNIYQKMKDTNNVNIVGKYINQAQEFIKFESQNVEKLKAQKLEYSEKLKSQETEYSEKLKQQEIQLQQQLQAKEMEIKVQQEQMEQERQKREEISRKIENALNLEMQADQLAIDEKFEESIAKYEETKKILEEVNTDGNFGNQVAKIEGLNKKIEKIEGYLLKKNGEEDLKNKRWKDAVEKLTQAKEKLEKSGTKQNEIAEIEKKLKKAEKKANKKWWQFWKIF